One Helicobacter pylori genomic window, CAAAACTATAGCCGTAATCATAAAAATCACGGATAGGTTCTCTTGGGGCTTGTGGTTCTCTAGTCTGAGGCTCTCTAGTTTGAGGCTCTCTATCAACGCCACGGATAAAATCTTCTACCCTATCGCCTACTTCAGACCCAATATATCCTCCTATTGCACCACCAACAAATCCGCCCATTTTATCACCAACAAAACCCCCAACACCACCCCCTATAAATTTGCCTAATTCACCCCTTGCCTCTATTTTAGGACCAGCTATAGCCACATTAACCATTGCACCGCACAAAACCACTACACAACTAAATGCTTTTAATCCACTCATAACAAATCCTTTCATAAAATGGAGATTCAAGGCATGTTTGGCACACCTTGATAAGAATATTTATACCACAACCCTATTAAAAGCATTGTTACAGATCAGCGAAATATCACAAAAAAGCTAATTGAGTGTTTTATTTATACACAAATTACAGAATTAAATTAAATAAATTATAATAATTTTTGGGTTTTTTCACTATTGAAGCAAATCCAAAAGGATAAAAAGAGAACTTTTTAATCCATTAAAAATACGCTCAATAAGGTTTTAAAACAGCAATTCTTTTCAAGCTCTTTAAGGTTTCTTAAAAAACTTAAAATACCCGTTTTCAATATTGGTTTGAGGGGCGCGTGAAAGGCTCAACGAACCGCTAGGAATGTCTTTAGTGATGGTGGTG contains:
- a CDS encoding pantothenate kinase, which gives rise to MSGLKAFSCVVVLCGAMVNVAIAGPKIEARGELGKFIGGGVGGFVGDKMGGFVGGAIGGYIGSEVGDRVEDFIRGVDREPQTREPQTREPQAPREPIRDFYDYGYSFGHAW